The stretch of DNA agatAACCAAATTGTCTGCAAGAAATTCATTAGCCATCTTACTTCGGAGTCTTGTCTTAACAATTTTTATTGCTGAAAAAGCTCTTTCTGTTGTTGCTGTAGACACTGGTAGAGTCAAAACAAGACGTATTAATCTATCAACTATGTGATAAGTTCTTGATTTTCCCgtttcttgcaacttgttgCACAATTCAGAAAGTGTACCAATGCCTTTCAAATGATTTGGTATATCATGCTGATAATGTTGCAACTgagatttcaaaatatttagcTCATTAGAAGAAAAGTCAAGAGGATAAAACTTCTCTGCTAACTTGCTAATTTCTTCAATATTAAATGATTTGAAATTGTCCTTAGGATCCAAAGCACAACTCAAAGTCAAAAGCTCTATTGTTTGCTCATTAAATCTACTATTCAACTCTTGTATTTGAGAGTCAATTGTTGCCAAGAATATATCTATTCGATAATGATGCTCAACTGTCACACTTGGTTGACAAGATCGACCTCTTCCAAAAACATATTCTGCACTCATATTAGGGACTTCAATTTTATACTTTTCACAAAAATCTTTAACATTTGCAAGAAAATTGCACCATCCACCAtctcttaattgttgaagaAGTAACTTTGATGTAAAATCAATATGCATTGGATTAAGAATATCTTGAGATTGTTGTTGCATTGCTTGGGAAAGAACATTAGTGATTCCCATAATCTCTTTCATCAAGTACAAAgtgaaaacaaattcaaatgacaataatattttactaacacCATAAGCCTCACCTTTTTGTGCATAAGTTGTCCCGTCTTCAATGATATTATTGAGAACAATGTTGGTAGCAGTAAATATTTTTACCAAACTGcaaatagaattaaagtgaGAGCTCCATCGAGTATCCCCAACTCTTTGTAAAGTGCTTATTTGATTCGCACCTTTGCCTGTTTCTAATTCATTTTGAGCAACAAAGTTTGCATTTTCAATTGCTTGAGTTTCTTGTAAttgatcatatctttttgaagAAGCACTAACAATAGTGACAATAGAGTTTAATTGAGTaaaaaattcatgaatttgaAGTACCTCTCTTGAAGCTGCCACCAATGCTAATTGTAACCTATGAACAAAATAAT from Arachis duranensis cultivar V14167 chromosome 4, aradu.V14167.gnm2.J7QH, whole genome shotgun sequence encodes:
- the LOC110280389 gene encoding uncharacterized protein LOC110280389 translates to MRGEWNGLQALFLKDSPQAYYIHYFVHRLQLALVAASREVLQIHEFFTQLNSIVTIVSASSKRYDQLQETQAIENANFVAQNELETGKGANQISTLQRVGDTRWSSHFNSICSLVKIFTATNIVLNNIIEDGTTYAQKGEAYGVSKILLSFEFVFTLYLMKEIMGITNVLSQAMQQQSQDILNPMHIDFTSKLLLQQLRDGGWCNFLANVKDFCEKYKIEVPNMSAEYVFGRGRSCQPSVTVEHHYRIDIFLATIDSQIQELNSRFNEQTIELLTLSCALDPKDNFKSFNIEEISKLAEKFYPLDFSSNELNILKSQLQHYQHDIPNHLKGIGTLSELCNKLQETGKSRTYHIVDRLIRLVLTLPVSTATTERAFSAIKIVKTRLRSKMANEFLADNLVIYIEKELAAIFDTNSIIDDFENRKKRRIAFS